A genomic segment from Limosilactobacillus sp. encodes:
- the dapD gene encoding 2,3,4,5-tetrahydropyridine-2,6-dicarboxylate N-acetyltransferase: protein MAELDAQAIINYIGNAPKKTPVKVYLKGDLAGLTFPDQIDDFTEAHSGVIFGDWADVKPFLDQHQDVIDNYRIENSARNSAVPLLDLKGINARIEPGAIIRDKVLIGDNAVIMMGATINIGAEIGADSMIDMGAILGGRAIVGKHCHIGAGTVLAGVVEPASAQPVRIDDNVLIGANAVVIEGVHVGEGAVVAAGAIVTQDVAPHTMVAGVPAKFIKNVDDQTKSKTGLEDDLRKL from the coding sequence ATGGCAGAATTAGACGCACAAGCAATTATCAACTACATCGGCAACGCCCCGAAGAAGACCCCGGTTAAGGTTTACCTGAAGGGGGACTTGGCAGGTCTGACCTTCCCGGATCAAATCGATGACTTTACCGAAGCACACAGCGGGGTCATCTTTGGCGACTGGGCGGACGTCAAGCCCTTCCTCGACCAGCACCAGGACGTGATTGACAACTACCGGATTGAAAACAGCGCCCGCAATTCTGCCGTGCCATTGCTTGATCTGAAGGGGATTAATGCCCGGATCGAACCTGGCGCCATCATCCGTGACAAGGTTCTGATCGGTGACAATGCCGTCATCATGATGGGGGCGACGATCAACATTGGTGCCGAGATCGGTGCGGACTCGATGATCGACATGGGCGCCATCCTCGGTGGCCGGGCAATCGTCGGCAAGCACTGTCACATCGGTGCCGGAACCGTCCTGGCCGGGGTGGTAGAACCCGCTTCCGCTCAGCCGGTCCGGATTGACGACAACGTCCTGATCGGGGCCAACGCGGTCGTGATCGAGGGCGTCCACGTCGGCGAGGGTGCCGTCGTGGCGGCCGGGGCAATCGTCACCCAGGACGTCGCTCCCCACACGATGGTGGCCGGGGTTCCCGCCAAGTTCATCAAGAACGTCGACGATCAGACCAAGAGCAAGACCGGCCTGGAAGATGACCTGCGCAAGCTCTAA
- a CDS encoding N-acetyldiaminopimelate deacetylase — MLTEEQLIQVRRHLHEIPELALHEFQTHDYLLKVIHGFNQDRLEILVPEKLPTAILVLVHGSAPQRTIGYRTDIDALPVEEQTGLPYASHHPGVMHACGHDIHMTVALGVLSYFSDHQPKDNLLFFFQPAEESDYGGKRAYEDGVFTGKWRPDEFYGLHDNPDLPAGAIGCRMGTLFAGTTEVNIDLEGKGGHAAYPQDANDTVVAAASLIMQVQTVISRSIDPIQSGVITLGKIQGGSIRNVIAGHTRIEGTIRGLTQTMIQKIDHRLEEICKGIGASFNMEVKLELNQGGYWPVENNPALTKNFIDYMQQAPDVNFIETASAMTGEDFGFLLAQFPGTMFWLGVDDDSQLHSATLTPKESAIQKGVDAITGFLTHRMQEN, encoded by the coding sequence ATGCTGACTGAAGAACAACTAATCCAGGTCCGGCGCCACCTGCACGAGATTCCCGAGCTGGCCCTGCATGAGTTTCAAACCCATGACTACCTATTAAAAGTTATTCACGGATTTAATCAGGACCGCCTGGAAATCCTGGTGCCGGAAAAGCTGCCAACCGCGATCCTGGTCCTGGTTCACGGGAGCGCCCCGCAACGAACGATCGGCTACCGGACCGACATCGATGCCCTGCCGGTGGAGGAACAGACCGGGCTGCCCTATGCCTCTCACCATCCGGGCGTCATGCACGCCTGTGGGCACGACATCCACATGACCGTCGCCCTGGGGGTGCTGAGCTACTTTAGCGACCACCAGCCCAAGGACAACCTGCTCTTCTTCTTCCAGCCGGCGGAGGAGAGCGACTACGGCGGCAAGCGGGCCTATGAGGACGGCGTCTTTACCGGCAAGTGGCGCCCGGACGAATTCTACGGCCTGCACGATAACCCCGACTTGCCAGCCGGAGCGATCGGCTGCCGAATGGGAACGCTCTTTGCCGGGACTACCGAGGTCAACATCGACCTCGAGGGGAAGGGCGGGCACGCCGCCTACCCGCAGGACGCCAACGATACGGTGGTGGCGGCCGCCAGCCTGATCATGCAGGTCCAAACCGTCATCTCGCGGAGTATTGACCCGATCCAGAGCGGGGTGATCACCCTCGGCAAGATCCAGGGTGGCAGCATTCGCAACGTCATTGCCGGCCACACCCGGATTGAGGGGACGATCCGCGGGCTGACCCAGACGATGATTCAAAAAATTGACCACCGCTTAGAGGAGATCTGTAAGGGGATCGGCGCCAGCTTTAACATGGAGGTCAAACTAGAGCTCAATCAGGGTGGCTACTGGCCGGTGGAAAACAACCCGGCCCTGACGAAGAACTTCATTGACTACATGCAGCAGGCTCCGGACGTGAACTTTATTGAGACCGCGTCGGCGATGACCGGTGAGGACTTCGGCTTCCTGTTGGCCCAGTTCCCGGGGACGATGTTCTGGCTGGGGGTTGACGACGACTCCCAGTTGCACTCCGCCACCTTGACGCCCAAGGAGAGTGCCATTCAGAAGGGCGTCGACGCCATCACCGGCTTTTTGACCCATCGGATGCAAGAGAATTAA
- a CDS encoding diacylglycerol/lipid kinase family protein produces the protein MHYSIIINPTAGNGYAKEAWPAIQHELDSSQVDYHHQFTKYAGHATYLATKLAQSQMSQETTVVIAMGGDGTLHEVLNGLIKGAPNRPLPLAYIPAGTGNDFARAYGISLDPRTALRQIMDADQTRTINIGHYRDAIKKTDHYFLNNVGIGFDAAIVSRTNSSKAKRKLNRHHQLGHFAYASQALAVLYNQAPFSLMAQGEHGREFFEKAYIAVVTNHPYIGGGFQIAPTASLDQDGLDLVIAERRSWPTTFWQLIQLAHGKLMDSRLANHYHGRRFHVTTTSLEFGQVDGEEMGNQFMDLTMSTATYPFRQQSLTENQKD, from the coding sequence ATGCATTATTCAATAATCATTAATCCAACCGCGGGAAACGGCTATGCCAAGGAGGCTTGGCCGGCCATTCAACATGAGCTCGACAGTTCTCAGGTGGACTACCACCACCAATTTACCAAGTACGCCGGCCACGCTACCTACCTCGCCACCAAGCTGGCCCAATCCCAAATGTCTCAGGAAACAACGGTCGTGATCGCCATGGGTGGTGATGGCACCCTCCACGAGGTCCTAAACGGCCTGATCAAGGGAGCACCGAACCGGCCGCTGCCCCTCGCCTACATCCCGGCTGGCACCGGCAACGACTTTGCCCGCGCCTACGGGATCTCCCTGGACCCGCGCACGGCCCTGCGTCAAATTATGGATGCCGACCAGACGCGGACCATCAACATCGGCCACTACCGCGACGCCATCAAGAAGACGGATCATTACTTCCTGAACAACGTTGGGATCGGCTTCGATGCCGCCATCGTCAGTCGGACCAATTCTTCTAAGGCCAAGCGGAAGCTAAACCGCCATCACCAGCTGGGCCACTTTGCCTATGCCTCCCAGGCCCTGGCGGTACTCTACAACCAGGCCCCCTTCTCCTTGATGGCCCAGGGTGAGCACGGCCGGGAGTTCTTCGAGAAGGCCTACATCGCTGTGGTCACCAACCATCCCTACATCGGTGGCGGCTTTCAAATTGCTCCCACTGCCAGCCTCGATCAGGACGGCCTCGACCTCGTGATCGCCGAGCGCCGCAGCTGGCCAACCACCTTCTGGCAACTGATCCAGCTCGCGCACGGGAAATTGATGGACTCGCGCCTGGCCAATCACTACCACGGCCGTCGCTTCCACGTGACGACCACCTCGCTCGAGTTTGGCCAGGTCGACGGCGAGGAGATGGGCAACCAGTTCATGGACCTCACCATGTCAACGGCCACCTACCCCTTCCGCCAGCAATCACTAACTGAAAATCAAAAAGACTGA
- the pdhA gene encoding pyruvate dehydrogenase (acetyl-transferring) E1 component subunit alpha, translated as MANAVDFAKIKADEGAAYAKPVQILDNDGNVVNKDLMANFTDDQIVDLMKKMVWERALHEQTMSFSQQGRLGFYAPTWGEEASEMGTASAFQKQDFLCPAYRDLPQLIQHGATVAQMYLWSKGHIKGNLFDARALRPQIIIGAQMVEMAGAALGIKKNGEKDAVAYAYTGEGGSSQGDTYEGMNFAGAFQAPAVFIIQNNGWAISYPRKLQTKAQTIAQKGVAAGIPGVQVDGMDVLACYEVAKEAREFAAAGNGPVLIETLTYRFGAHSSAGDDPSRYRTKEEEKPWFDKDPLIRLRKYLTKKGLWSEEEEKKYADECKEDFKKQMKEADSVEPEKVSDMLKRTFEVPTPDIKEQIKEYEAKESK; from the coding sequence ATGGCCAATGCTGTTGACTTTGCAAAGATTAAAGCCGATGAAGGCGCTGCATACGCAAAGCCTGTTCAAATTCTTGATAATGATGGAAACGTTGTTAACAAGGACTTAATGGCTAATTTCACTGATGACCAAATTGTAGACTTAATGAAGAAAATGGTTTGGGAACGTGCCCTGCACGAACAAACGATGAGCTTCTCACAACAAGGACGGTTAGGGTTCTATGCTCCAACCTGGGGTGAGGAAGCTTCTGAAATGGGTACTGCATCAGCATTCCAAAAGCAAGACTTTCTTTGCCCAGCCTACCGTGACTTACCACAATTAATTCAACACGGTGCTACTGTTGCTCAAATGTATCTCTGGTCTAAGGGTCACATCAAGGGGAACCTCTTTGATGCACGTGCTCTTCGTCCACAAATCATCATTGGTGCTCAGATGGTTGAAATGGCCGGTGCTGCCCTTGGTATTAAGAAGAACGGCGAAAAGGATGCCGTTGCTTATGCCTACACTGGTGAAGGTGGTTCTTCACAGGGTGACACCTACGAAGGGATGAACTTTGCTGGTGCCTTCCAAGCACCTGCCGTATTCATCATCCAGAACAACGGATGGGCTATTTCTTACCCACGGAAGCTTCAAACTAAGGCTCAAACCATTGCTCAAAAGGGTGTTGCTGCTGGTATCCCAGGCGTTCAAGTCGACGGGATGGATGTACTGGCATGTTACGAAGTTGCCAAGGAAGCACGTGAATTCGCTGCTGCTGGCAACGGCCCAGTTCTGATTGAAACCTTGACTTACCGGTTTGGTGCCCACAGTTCTGCCGGTGACGATCCTAGTCGGTACCGTACCAAGGAAGAAGAAAAGCCTTGGTTCGACAAGGACCCACTGATTCGGCTTCGGAAGTACTTAACCAAGAAGGGTCTCTGGTCTGAAGAAGAAGAGAAGAAGTACGCTGATGAATGCAAGGAAGACTTCAAGAAGCAAATGAAGGAAGCCGACTCTGTTGAACCAGAAAAGGTTTCTGACATGTTGAAGCGGACCTTCGAAGTACCAACCCCAGATATCAAGGAACAAATTAAAGAGTACGAAGCAAAGGAGTCGAAGTAA
- the dapA gene encoding 4-hydroxy-tetrahydrodipicolinate synthase yields MTSLQNADLLTAIVTPFNDQNELDFASLEKLTNHLIAQGSNGFVIGGTTGETPTLSHDEKLELYRHFGQIIDGRFPVIAGTGSNNTQETIDFTNEVAQIDGVDYALVVVPPYNKPNQRGMIAHFTAVADQVNIPIIIYNIPGRTGVKMDAATVVELSHNPNIAGVKQCASLEEMEYIIEHAADDFAIFSGEDAQALTARVLGANGVISVASHCYAQEMRQMYDQLYSGNYQKAAQLQRLLTPKMAALFMYPSPSPVKAVLNAQGYAVGGCRLPILSLNDEEKGALETALELPTGSLNAQDLPDNL; encoded by the coding sequence ATGACAAGCTTACAAAATGCTGATTTACTGACCGCAATCGTGACCCCATTTAATGACCAGAACGAACTCGACTTCGCCAGCCTGGAGAAGCTGACCAACCACCTGATCGCCCAGGGGAGCAACGGTTTCGTCATCGGTGGGACCACCGGTGAGACGCCAACTTTGTCCCACGACGAAAAGCTGGAACTCTACCGTCACTTCGGCCAGATCATTGACGGCCGCTTCCCGGTGATTGCCGGGACCGGGAGCAACAACACCCAGGAGACGATCGATTTCACCAACGAGGTGGCTCAGATTGACGGGGTGGACTACGCCCTGGTCGTTGTGCCGCCATACAACAAGCCGAACCAGCGGGGGATGATCGCCCACTTCACCGCCGTTGCCGACCAGGTCAACATCCCAATTATCATCTATAACATCCCGGGCCGGACCGGGGTCAAGATGGATGCCGCAACCGTGGTCGAATTGTCACACAACCCAAACATCGCCGGGGTTAAGCAGTGTGCCTCCCTGGAGGAAATGGAATACATCATTGAACACGCCGCCGATGATTTCGCCATCTTCAGTGGTGAGGATGCTCAGGCTCTGACCGCCCGGGTTCTCGGTGCCAACGGGGTCATCTCCGTGGCCTCCCACTGCTACGCCCAGGAAATGCGCCAGATGTACGACCAACTGTACTCCGGCAACTACCAGAAGGCGGCCCAGCTGCAGCGCCTGCTGACGCCAAAGATGGCGGCTCTCTTCATGTATCCGTCACCGTCACCAGTCAAGGCGGTCCTGAATGCCCAGGGCTACGCGGTTGGTGGCTGCCGGCTGCCAATCCTGTCCTTAAACGATGAGGAAAAGGGCGCCCTGGAGACGGCCCTGGAGCTGCCGACTGGTTCGCTGAATGCCCAGGACCTGCCGGACAACCTGTAA
- the def gene encoding peptide deformylase — protein MYLMKDITRDGNPVLRKRAAKVEFPLSKEDQDLAKNMMKYLEVSQDPELCEKYKLRAGVGLAAPQVGVSKQMAAVLVPPLEGDDKSDGKPLFKDVIINPVIVSESVQYAALTEGEGCLSVDKDVPGYVPRHDRITLRYQDVNGETHQIRLKNYPAIVCQHEIDHLHGMLFYDHINKEHPFEAPEDTIMIS, from the coding sequence TTGTATCTGATGAAGGATATTACCCGTGACGGTAACCCCGTTTTACGGAAACGCGCGGCCAAGGTTGAATTTCCCCTGTCAAAGGAAGACCAGGACCTGGCCAAGAACATGATGAAGTACCTGGAAGTAAGCCAGGATCCCGAGCTCTGTGAAAAGTACAAGCTGCGGGCCGGCGTTGGCCTGGCCGCCCCTCAAGTGGGGGTTTCCAAGCAGATGGCCGCCGTCTTAGTTCCACCATTGGAAGGCGATGACAAGAGCGATGGCAAGCCGCTCTTTAAGGACGTTATTATCAATCCGGTCATCGTCAGTGAATCTGTTCAGTACGCGGCACTGACCGAGGGCGAGGGCTGCCTGTCCGTTGATAAGGACGTTCCGGGCTACGTTCCCCGCCACGACCGGATTACCCTGCGCTACCAGGACGTTAATGGCGAAACCCACCAGATTCGGTTGAAGAACTATCCGGCAATCGTCTGCCAACACGAGATTGACCATCTCCACGGAATGCTCTTCTACGACCACATCAATAAGGAGCACCCATTTGAGGCGCCTGAAGATACGATTATGATTAGCTAA
- a CDS encoding IS30 family transposase: MTHLNDTMSTILLTTHKKNAHLTKEERVMIATLKSQGLSNRAIGRQLGVNHQTINNELNRGTVRQLRRQKSNGKIYEYSYYIYSYEAGQATYLEHHRHSGRRRLYYSSKQFLRLADQLMLGEFDDHHYSPQAVIYKARDLMNDGTLIPKSVVTLYQWINEGVLRTSNLDLFEKPKRKHHQTHPQAKRCLGPNIAQRPQTADQRSEIGHWELDTVQGQKNGNDSVVLVMTDRLSRVNITSKIAGKTAHAVNQFFINLRQKMGTDAYYRIFKTITSDNGSEFSELTQVHDHVFYADPYSPWERGSNEINNRFLRKEITKGEAINNYSSAQIIATNDWMNHYPRAMFNGHSSMDIYRKAFYQEISQLHQPIINWSVLFI; this comes from the coding sequence ATGACGCACTTAAATGATACCATGTCTACTATTTTATTGACTACTCATAAAAAGAATGCTCATCTTACTAAAGAAGAACGTGTGATGATTGCGACTTTAAAGTCGCAAGGACTTTCCAATCGCGCAATTGGTCGCCAATTAGGAGTTAATCATCAAACAATTAATAACGAGCTCAACCGTGGTACGGTCCGCCAACTTCGTCGTCAAAAATCTAATGGTAAGATTTACGAATATTCTTACTACATCTATAGTTATGAAGCTGGTCAGGCCACATATCTTGAACATCACCGCCATTCTGGTCGTCGTCGCTTATATTATTCTTCAAAGCAATTTTTACGATTAGCTGATCAGCTAATGCTTGGTGAGTTTGACGACCACCATTACTCCCCACAAGCGGTTATTTATAAGGCTCGAGATTTAATGAATGATGGCACCCTGATCCCAAAGTCGGTTGTAACTTTATATCAATGGATTAATGAGGGTGTGCTTCGTACGTCCAATTTAGACCTCTTTGAAAAACCTAAACGTAAGCATCATCAAACTCATCCGCAAGCTAAAAGGTGCTTAGGGCCTAATATTGCTCAACGACCTCAAACTGCGGACCAACGGTCCGAAATTGGCCATTGGGAACTGGATACAGTTCAGGGACAGAAAAACGGTAATGACAGTGTTGTACTAGTAATGACTGATCGCCTTTCACGAGTTAATATCACGAGTAAAATTGCTGGTAAAACTGCGCATGCAGTAAATCAGTTCTTTATAAATTTGCGCCAGAAAATGGGCACAGATGCTTACTATCGCATTTTTAAGACAATAACCTCTGACAACGGTTCAGAATTTAGTGAGTTAACACAAGTTCACGATCATGTTTTCTATGCTGATCCGTATTCCCCTTGGGAACGTGGATCCAATGAGATCAATAACCGGTTTCTCCGCAAGGAGATTACCAAAGGTGAAGCTATAAATAACTATAGTAGTGCTCAGATCATAGCGACTAATGATTGGATGAATCACTATCCACGAGCTATGTTTAATGGACATTCGTCAATGGATATCTATCGTAAGGCCTTCTACCAAGAGATATCACAGCTCCATCAACCAATAATCAATTGGTCAGTATTATTTATTTGA
- the dapB gene encoding 4-hydroxy-tetrahydrodipicolinate reductase produces MQKVLIAGAAGAMGQKAVALVNSLADFELTAVLAPHLADEEKQQYQLGAAVKVYHQLAEIEDGVADIWVDFTLPDAVYPNVKFALQHGFAPIVGTTGLTDVQEAELIQLSKEKQLGGLIAPNFGMSAVLLMKFAKEAAAYFPDVEVIEMHHADKKDAPSGTALSTAKLIAEVREDHETNPDETESLDGVRGGDYHGIKIHSVRLPGYIAHEQVLFGGAGEALTIRQDSFDRQSFMSGVKVALEKVGNLNELVVGLENIL; encoded by the coding sequence ATGCAAAAAGTATTAATTGCCGGTGCGGCCGGTGCGATGGGGCAAAAGGCGGTGGCCCTGGTCAACTCACTGGCCGACTTCGAGCTCACCGCCGTCCTGGCCCCCCACCTGGCGGACGAAGAAAAGCAACAGTATCAGCTGGGTGCGGCGGTCAAGGTCTACCACCAGCTGGCTGAGATTGAGGACGGCGTGGCCGACATCTGGGTGGACTTCACCCTGCCGGATGCCGTTTACCCGAACGTCAAGTTTGCCCTCCAGCACGGCTTTGCCCCGATCGTCGGCACGACCGGCCTGACCGACGTCCAGGAGGCCGAGCTGATTCAGCTGAGCAAGGAGAAGCAGCTTGGCGGCTTGATCGCCCCGAACTTTGGGATGTCAGCGGTCCTCTTGATGAAGTTTGCCAAGGAAGCCGCGGCCTACTTCCCGGATGTCGAGGTGATCGAAATGCACCACGCCGACAAGAAGGATGCACCATCGGGCACGGCGCTGAGTACGGCCAAGCTGATTGCTGAAGTGCGGGAAGATCACGAGACTAATCCGGATGAAACGGAGAGCCTGGATGGCGTGCGCGGTGGTGACTACCACGGGATCAAGATCCATTCCGTCCGCCTGCCGGGCTACATCGCCCACGAGCAGGTGCTCTTCGGGGGTGCTGGGGAGGCGCTGACGATTCGTCAGGACTCCTTTGACCGTCAGTCCTTCATGAGCGGGGTCAAGGTGGCTCTGGAAAAGGTTGGCAACCTGAACGAATTAGTGGTTGGCTTGGAAAATATTCTTTAA
- a CDS encoding alpha-ketoacid dehydrogenase subunit beta, which yields MAKKTYIKAITEGIDIALAEDPKTLVFGEDVGKNGGVFRATNGLQDKYGQDRVFSTPLAESGILGMSIGLAATGWRPVPEIQFMGFTFEAMDSIAGQMSRVRFQYNGTKNMPITIRTPYGGGTHTAELHGDDLENFFVGIPGLRVVTPSSAYDAKGLVISAIENNDPVLFLENLRLYRSVKGEVPDDKYTVPLDKANVVQEGNDVTIVTYGGMVPEAVKAAKKLAKDNISAEVIDLRSLYPLDTDTIFESIKKTHHVVIVQESQKMAGVGAQVASAISEGAIMYLDAPISRVAAPNSVYPFPMAEDVWLPRAKEVEEAARQVVNY from the coding sequence ATGGCTAAAAAGACATATATCAAAGCTATTACTGAAGGTATTGACATTGCTTTGGCTGAAGATCCAAAGACGCTGGTCTTCGGTGAAGATGTTGGTAAGAACGGTGGTGTCTTCCGTGCCACCAATGGCTTACAAGACAAGTACGGTCAAGATCGTGTATTCAGTACTCCACTGGCTGAATCAGGGATCCTGGGCATGTCAATTGGTTTAGCTGCTACTGGCTGGCGTCCAGTTCCAGAAATTCAGTTCATGGGCTTCACTTTTGAAGCAATGGACTCCATTGCCGGACAGATGTCACGTGTTCGTTTCCAATACAATGGTACCAAGAACATGCCAATCACCATTCGGACTCCTTACGGTGGTGGTACTCACACTGCTGAACTCCACGGGGATGACCTTGAAAACTTCTTCGTTGGTATCCCAGGTCTGCGGGTAGTTACCCCAAGTTCTGCTTACGATGCTAAGGGTCTGGTAATTTCCGCTATTGAAAACAACGACCCAGTTCTGTTCCTTGAAAACCTTCGTCTTTACCGTTCTGTTAAGGGTGAAGTTCCTGACGACAAGTACACTGTTCCGTTGGACAAGGCTAACGTTGTTCAGGAAGGTAATGACGTTACGATCGTTACCTACGGTGGTATGGTTCCAGAAGCTGTCAAGGCTGCTAAGAAGCTGGCTAAGGACAACATTTCTGCCGAAGTTATTGACCTTCGTTCACTCTACCCACTTGACACTGACACTATCTTTGAATCCATCAAGAAGACTCACCACGTTGTAATTGTTCAGGAATCTCAAAAGATGGCCGGTGTTGGTGCCCAGGTTGCTTCCGCAATTTCTGAAGGTGCCATCATGTACCTGGATGCTCCTATCTCCCGTGTAGCTGCACCTAACTCTGTCTACCCATTCCCAATGGCAGAAGATGTATGGCTTCCACGTGCCAAGGAAGTTGAAGAAGCAGCTCGTCAAGTAGTTAACTATTAA
- a CDS encoding DNA-directed RNA polymerase subunit epsilon: MTFKVYYQPDKTKRPVRENTQSLFIEADSEAEALLMVEHNTDYMIEYVEQLDDKALAYEKQNPNFKMTTFDEK, translated from the coding sequence ATGACTTTTAAGGTATACTACCAACCGGACAAAACCAAGCGGCCCGTCCGTGAAAACACTCAATCATTATTCATCGAAGCCGACTCTGAAGCCGAGGCACTTCTGATGGTTGAGCACAACACCGATTACATGATCGAGTACGTTGAACAGTTGGACGACAAGGCCCTCGCTTACGAAAAGCAAAATCCTAATTTTAAGATGACAACATTTGACGAGAAGTAA
- a CDS encoding C40 family peptidase: MVKRVHHRSVARHLLAGTLGTVGALAVSTQIASANSVLVKAGDTVWKIAQENKTTVKAVEDANGGAIKKASNSVDLIYAGQRLQLPGNDSTASTMADADASGYYTVAPGDTLSKIAEHFNISVSTLKALNGLTSDQLYIGQRLLVDGSQATAVLTTPSAQQATTTTPTSTVSQPVETAPVTSTTQTAVSSAPVNSATPSSDPSTQMSTAAAVNTTATVNAPSANNVTTSSVSTVASQASSSAVATSTQPSQTSAAASTAQPQSAAYQSQTAQVSAVASTANVTTNYQGTSAATANGAVAASSSQQQTAAANSQTQSNQASGQAQTSTTSQAQSQAPATTNASQTQSTTNSNLQSGSVVSLATKIANSNSVPYVWGGSSLSGMDCSGLVDYVYKNAEGKQLPHNTVALESCVNQHSVSQAQAGDILFWGQHGATYHSAIYIGNNQYVAAAKPGTNVSTYTISSYFMPSFAGTVK, from the coding sequence ATGGTTAAACGTGTGCACCATCGATCTGTGGCCCGTCATCTTCTGGCGGGAACGTTAGGGACAGTGGGGGCGCTAGCCGTTTCAACCCAGATCGCCAGTGCCAACAGTGTCCTCGTGAAGGCGGGCGACACTGTTTGGAAGATCGCTCAGGAGAATAAGACAACCGTTAAGGCAGTGGAAGATGCCAACGGTGGAGCAATTAAGAAGGCCAGCAACAGTGTTGACCTGATCTATGCGGGTCAGCGCCTGCAGCTGCCGGGCAATGATTCGACCGCCTCGACGATGGCTGATGCGGATGCCAGCGGCTACTACACCGTTGCGCCGGGCGACACCCTCAGCAAGATTGCCGAACACTTTAACATTTCCGTCAGCACGCTGAAGGCATTGAATGGCCTGACGAGCGACCAGCTCTACATCGGTCAGCGGCTGCTGGTTGATGGTTCCCAGGCGACGGCCGTTCTGACAACGCCAAGCGCCCAGCAGGCAACGACGACCACCCCAACGAGCACGGTTAGCCAGCCGGTCGAAACCGCGCCGGTGACCAGCACGACGCAGACAGCGGTTTCCAGTGCTCCCGTCAACAGTGCCACGCCTTCTTCTGATCCAAGCACCCAGATGAGCACCGCTGCCGCCGTTAACACCACCGCTACGGTCAATGCACCGAGCGCCAACAACGTGACAACGAGCAGCGTGTCTACCGTTGCCAGCCAGGCTAGTTCGAGCGCCGTCGCAACGAGCACGCAGCCAAGCCAGACCAGTGCGGCTGCATCAACCGCCCAGCCACAAAGCGCCGCCTACCAGTCCCAGACTGCACAAGTTTCCGCGGTCGCTTCTACGGCAAACGTGACGACCAATTACCAGGGAACGAGCGCTGCTACGGCTAACGGCGCGGTGGCTGCCTCATCTAGTCAGCAACAGACGGCCGCTGCCAATAGCCAGACGCAGTCAAACCAAGCTAGCGGTCAGGCACAGACGAGCACCACAAGTCAGGCTCAATCCCAAGCACCAGCAACGACGAACGCTAGCCAGACGCAGAGTACGACGAACAGCAATCTGCAATCTGGTTCAGTGGTTAGCCTGGCCACGAAGATTGCCAACAGCAACAGCGTTCCGTACGTCTGGGGTGGATCCTCACTGAGCGGGATGGATTGCTCCGGCTTGGTCGATTATGTCTACAAGAACGCCGAAGGCAAGCAGCTGCCGCACAACACGGTGGCACTGGAGAGCTGCGTTAACCAGCACTCCGTCAGCCAGGCCCAGGCCGGGGACATTCTCTTCTGGGGCCAGCATGGTGCTACCTACCACTCCGCAATTTACATTGGCAATAATCAATACGTTGCGGCTGCTAAGCCAGGGACGAACGTTTCGACCTACACGATCAGCAGCTACTTCATGCCAAGCTTTGCCGGTACGGTTAAATAA